One Oncorhynchus keta strain PuntledgeMale-10-30-2019 chromosome 11, Oket_V2, whole genome shotgun sequence DNA window includes the following coding sequences:
- the LOC118390111 gene encoding ubiquitin carboxyl-terminal hydrolase 25-like isoform X2, protein MTVEQNVLQQHSQKHQQTLLNQLREVTGTTDVQLLQQALQVSHGDLAEAVAFLTEKKAKVPQQDEATYYQTTQVGNDRYISVGSQADTNVIDLTGDDKDDLQRAIALSLEESCRAFRETGITDEEQAISRVLEASIAENKASLKRTHTEVWSDSPNPHDRKRMENCPVGLKNVGNTCWFSAVIQSLFNLLEFQRLVLHYSPPARVQDLPRNQKEHRNLPFMQELRNLFSLMVGSKRKYVDPSCAVEILKDAFKSSESQQQDVSEFTHKLLDWLEDAFQMKAEEDRAGEKPKNPMVELFYGRFLAVGVLEGKKFENTEMFGQYPLQVNGFKDLHECLEAAMIEGEIESLHSSAENSAKSGQEHWFTELPPVLTFELSRFEFNQALGRPEKIHSKLEFPSMLYMDRYMDRNREITRIKREEIRRLKEHLTLLQQRLERYLSYGSGPKRFPLADVLQYAMEFTSSKPVCTSPVGDFDTSAPPGGTTGQLLPASRQGPSSTPPEGLALALALTPAPSTQQRVPIHKPFTQSRLPPDLPMHPAPRHITEEELRVLEGCLHRWRSEVENDTRDLQGSISRIHRTIELMYSDKSMMQVPYRLHAVLVHEGQANAGHYWAYIYDPHQRCWMKYNDISVTKSSWEELVRDSFGGYRNASAYCLMYINDKKPFLIEEEFNKETGQMLSGLDKLPPDLKAYVKEDNGLFDKEMEEWNTQQARKAQQEKLALAVATAATAVIAETTATTTSSQPMSKEPSTPDNSAPQQDPEYMEQPSPTDYSRHLQEDTERAISKAAAEQQEERSPEGLLTALSPQSCGESVSPRLPPQPEIKVNPETPLVPPSDPPVKDKPPAHRIVEVAIPQAMMTPNMQGIIMSIGKARTVFEKLGPEAAFFKAIKVEYTRLLRFAQEDTAPGSDYRLQHVIVYFIQNQAPKKILERTLLMQFADRNLGFNERCKSIMKVARAKLDLIKPEEINMEEYEMWHQDYRNFRETTIFLMIGLELFQKKSFVEALMYLIYSYQYNRELLVKGLYRGHDDELIGLYRRECLLKLNENAAGMFESGEEPEVSNGLSIMNELVVPCIPLLLVHDIDEDLLSVEDMRNRWCSYLGQEMEPNLQEKLTDFLPKLLDCSTEIKSFHDPPKLPTYSTLELVERYSRVISSLSRVPADGR, encoded by the exons CATCAGCAGACTCTACTGAACCAGCTGAGGGAGGTCACAGGCACCACAGACGTACAGCTACTTCAGCAGGCCCTgcag GTCAGTCATGGAGACCTGGCGGAGGCGGTGGCCTTTCTGACGGAGAAGAAGGCCAAGGTGCCCCAGCAGGATGAGGCCACCTACTACCAGACCACCCAGGTGGGCAACGACAGATACATCAGCGTTGGCAGCCAGGCAGACACCA ACGTGATTGACCTGACAGGCGATGACAAGGATGACCTCCAGAGGGCCATCGCTCTCAGCTTGGAGGAGTCCTGCCGGGCCTTCAGGGAGACGGGCATCACTGATGAGGAGCAGGCCATCAGCAG AGTTCTGGAGGCCAGCATAGCAGAGAACAAGGCAAGCCTAAAGCGGACACACACGGAAGTGTGGAGTGACTCGCCCAATCCCCACGACAGGAAGAGAATGGAGAACTGCCCTGTTGGTCTAAAGAACGTGGGCAACACCTGCTGGTTCAGCGCCGTCATCCAG TCTCTGTTCAACCTGCTGGAGTTCCAGAGGCTGGTGCTACACTACTCCCCTCCTGCCAGAGTCCAGGACCTGCCTCGCAACCAGAAG GAGCACAGAAACCTACCCTTCATGCAGGAGCTGAGGAACTTGTTCTCCCTCATGGTGGGTTCTAAGAGGAAGTACGTGGACCCGTCGTGTGCCGTGGAGATCCTCAAGGACGCCTTCAAGTCCAGCGAGTCTCAGCAG CAGGATGTGAGTGAGTTCACACACAAGCTGCTGGACTGGCTGGAGGATGCCTTCCAGATGAAGGCAGAGGAGGACCG AGCGGGTGAGAAGCCAAAGAACCCGATGGTGGAACTGTTCTATGGCCGGTTCCTGGCTGTTGGTGTTCTCGAAG GAAAGAAGTTTGAGAACACTGAGATGTTTGGGCAGTACCCCCTGCAGGTGAACGGCTTTAAGGACCTGCATGAGTGTCTGGAGGCGGCCATGATTGAGGGGGAGATCGAGTCCCTGCACTCATCAGCAGAGAACTCTGCCAAGTCTGGACAGGAG CACTGGTTTACCGAACTCCCTCCTGTCTTGACCTTTGAACTGTCAAGATTTGAGTTCAACCAAGCTTTGGGTCGACCTGAGAAGATCCACAGCAAGCTGGAGTTCCCCTCCATGCTGTACATGGACAG GTATATGGACAGGAACCGAGAGATCACCAGGATTAAACGAGAGGAGATCAGGAGACTGAAAGAGCACCTGACTCTACTCCAACAGCGTCTGGAGAG GTATCTGAGCTATGGCTCCGGCCCCAAGAGGTTTCCTCTGGCAGATGTCCTGCAGTACGCCATGGAGTTTACTTCCAGTAAACCAGTCTGCACCTCTCCTGTGGGGGACTTTGATACATCAGCACCCCCTGGTGGCACAACAGGGCAACTGCTGCCCGCTTCAAGGCAA ggtccctcctctacccctccagagGGTTTGGCCCTCGCCCTGGCTCTCACCCCGGCCCCCTCCACCCAGCAGAGAGTGCCTATTCACAAGCCCTTCACCCAGTCCCGACTGCCCCCTGACCTGCCCATGCACCCGGCCCCACGACACATCACTGAGGAGGAGCTCCGGGTGCTGGAGGGCTGCCTGCACCGCTGGAGGAGTGAGGTGGAGAATGATACCCGCg ATCTTCAGGGCAGTATATCCAGAATCCACAGGACCATTGAGCTTATGTACTCTGACAAATCCATGATGCAG GTTCCGTACCGGCTGCATGCGGTGTTGGTGCATGAGGGCCAGGCCAATGCTGGACACTACTGGGCCTACATCTATGACCCCCACCAGCGGTGCTGGATGAAGTACAACGACATCTCAGTCACCAAGTCTTCCTGGGAGGAGCTGGTCAGGGACTCGTTCGGAGGCTATCGCAACGCCAGCGCCTACTGCCTCATGTACATCAACGACAAGAAGCCCTTCCTCATAGAAG AGGAGTTTAATAAGGAGACGGGCCAGATGCTGAGTGGTCTGGATAAGCTCCCCCCAGACCTGAAGGCCTACGTGAAGGAGGACAACGGCCTGTTTGAcaaggagatggaggagtggaaCACACAGCAGGCACGCAAGGCCCAGCAAGAGAAACTGGCCCTGGCTGTGGCCACCGCCGCAACCGCTGTAATAGCagaaacaacagcaacaacaacgtCCTCTCAACCTATGAGTAAAGAGCCCAGTACACCAGACAACTCCG CTCCACAGCAGGACCCAGAGTACATGGAGCAGCCGTCCCCCACAGACTACTCCAGGCACTTGCAGGAGGACACCGAGAGGGCCATCTCCAAAGCTGCAGCcgagcagcaggaggagaggagccCAGAGGGACTGCTTACTGCA CTCTCTCCACAGTCCTGTGGGGAGAGTGTCTCCCCACGCCTTCCCCCCCAGCCTGAGATCAAGGTGAACCCTGAAACCCCTCTTGTGCCTCCTTCTGACCCCCCTGTGAAGGATAAGCCCCCTGCCCACCGTATTGTAGAGGTGGCCATCCCCCAG GCCATGATGACTCCAAACATGCAGGGTATTATAATGTCCATTGGCAAAGCAAGGACTGTGTTTGAAAAGCTTGGGCCTGAAGCGGCCTTCTTCAAG GCCATTAAGGTGGAGTACACCCGTCTGCTGAGGTTTGCCCAGGAGGACACAGCCCCGGGGAGTGACTACCGACTGCAGCACGTCATCGTCTACTTCATCCAGAACCAGGCCCCCAAGAAGATCCTGGAGAGAACCCTCCTCATGCAGTTTGCCGACCGAAACCTGGGCTTTAACGAACG gTGTAAGAGCATTATGAAAGTGGCGCGTGCCAAACTAGACCTCATTAAGCCAGAGGAGATCAACATGGAGGAGTATGAG ATGTGGCATCAGGACTACAGGAATTTCCGCGAGACAACAATCTTCCTGATGATTGGCTTGGAGCTGTTCCAGAAGAAAAG CTTTGTGGAGGCATTGATGTACCTGATCTACTCATACCAGTACAACAGAGAGCTGTTGGTCAAAGGGTTGTACCGAGGTCACGACGATGAGCTCATAGGGCTCTACCGCAGAGAGTGCCTGCTG AAACTGAACGAGAATGCGGCGGGGATGTTTGAGTCTGGTGAGGAGCCGGAGGTGAGCAATGGCTTGAGCATCATGAATGAGCTGGTGGTGCCATGCATCCCCCTATTGCTGGTCCACGACATAGACGAGGACCTGCTGTCTGTGGAGGACATGAGGAACCGCTGGTGCTCCTACCTGGGACAAGAAATGGAGC CTAACCTTCAGGAGAAGCTGACGGACTTCCTCCCCAAGTTACTCGACTGCTCAACAGAGATCAAAAGCTTCCACGACCCTCCCAAGCTGCCCACCTACTCCACCTTAGAGCTGGTTGAGCGCTACAGCCGTGTCATTTCCTCCCTGAGCCGAGTGCCTGCAGACGGGAGATGA
- the LOC118390111 gene encoding ubiquitin carboxyl-terminal hydrolase 25-like isoform X1, with the protein MTVEQNVLQQHSQKHQQTLLNQLREVTGTTDVQLLQQALQVSHGDLAEAVAFLTEKKAKVPQQDEATYYQTTQVGNDRYISVGSQADTNVIDLTGDDKDDLQRAIALSLEESCRAFRETGITDEEQAISRVLEASIAENKASLKRTHTEVWSDSPNPHDRKRMENCPVGLKNVGNTCWFSAVIQSLFNLLEFQRLVLHYSPPARVQDLPRNQKEHRNLPFMQELRNLFSLMVGSKRKYVDPSCAVEILKDAFKSSESQQQDVSEFTHKLLDWLEDAFQMKAEEDRAGEKPKNPMVELFYGRFLAVGVLEGKKFENTEMFGQYPLQVNGFKDLHECLEAAMIEGEIESLHSSAENSAKSGQEHWFTELPPVLTFELSRFEFNQALGRPEKIHSKLEFPSMLYMDRYMDRNREITRIKREEIRRLKEHLTLLQQRLERYLSYGSGPKRFPLADVLQYAMEFTSSKPVCTSPVGDFDTSAPPGGTTGQLLPASSTAEQGPSSTPPEGLALALALTPAPSTQQRVPIHKPFTQSRLPPDLPMHPAPRHITEEELRVLEGCLHRWRSEVENDTRDLQGSISRIHRTIELMYSDKSMMQVPYRLHAVLVHEGQANAGHYWAYIYDPHQRCWMKYNDISVTKSSWEELVRDSFGGYRNASAYCLMYINDKKPFLIEEEFNKETGQMLSGLDKLPPDLKAYVKEDNGLFDKEMEEWNTQQARKAQQEKLALAVATAATAVIAETTATTTSSQPMSKEPSTPDNSAPQQDPEYMEQPSPTDYSRHLQEDTERAISKAAAEQQEERSPEGLLTAAIKVEYTRLLRFAQEDTAPGSDYRLQHVIVYFIQNQAPKKILERTLLMQFADRNLGFNERCKSIMKVARAKLDLIKPEEINMEEYEMWHQDYRNFRETTIFLMIGLELFQKKSFVEALMYLIYSYQYNRELLVKGLYRGHDDELIGLYRRECLLKLNENAAGMFESGEEPEVSNGLSIMNELVVPCIPLLLVHDIDEDLLSVEDMRNRWCSYLGQEMEPNLQEKLTDFLPKLLDCSTEIKSFHDPPKLPTYSTLELVERYSRVISSLSRVPADGR; encoded by the exons CATCAGCAGACTCTACTGAACCAGCTGAGGGAGGTCACAGGCACCACAGACGTACAGCTACTTCAGCAGGCCCTgcag GTCAGTCATGGAGACCTGGCGGAGGCGGTGGCCTTTCTGACGGAGAAGAAGGCCAAGGTGCCCCAGCAGGATGAGGCCACCTACTACCAGACCACCCAGGTGGGCAACGACAGATACATCAGCGTTGGCAGCCAGGCAGACACCA ACGTGATTGACCTGACAGGCGATGACAAGGATGACCTCCAGAGGGCCATCGCTCTCAGCTTGGAGGAGTCCTGCCGGGCCTTCAGGGAGACGGGCATCACTGATGAGGAGCAGGCCATCAGCAG AGTTCTGGAGGCCAGCATAGCAGAGAACAAGGCAAGCCTAAAGCGGACACACACGGAAGTGTGGAGTGACTCGCCCAATCCCCACGACAGGAAGAGAATGGAGAACTGCCCTGTTGGTCTAAAGAACGTGGGCAACACCTGCTGGTTCAGCGCCGTCATCCAG TCTCTGTTCAACCTGCTGGAGTTCCAGAGGCTGGTGCTACACTACTCCCCTCCTGCCAGAGTCCAGGACCTGCCTCGCAACCAGAAG GAGCACAGAAACCTACCCTTCATGCAGGAGCTGAGGAACTTGTTCTCCCTCATGGTGGGTTCTAAGAGGAAGTACGTGGACCCGTCGTGTGCCGTGGAGATCCTCAAGGACGCCTTCAAGTCCAGCGAGTCTCAGCAG CAGGATGTGAGTGAGTTCACACACAAGCTGCTGGACTGGCTGGAGGATGCCTTCCAGATGAAGGCAGAGGAGGACCG AGCGGGTGAGAAGCCAAAGAACCCGATGGTGGAACTGTTCTATGGCCGGTTCCTGGCTGTTGGTGTTCTCGAAG GAAAGAAGTTTGAGAACACTGAGATGTTTGGGCAGTACCCCCTGCAGGTGAACGGCTTTAAGGACCTGCATGAGTGTCTGGAGGCGGCCATGATTGAGGGGGAGATCGAGTCCCTGCACTCATCAGCAGAGAACTCTGCCAAGTCTGGACAGGAG CACTGGTTTACCGAACTCCCTCCTGTCTTGACCTTTGAACTGTCAAGATTTGAGTTCAACCAAGCTTTGGGTCGACCTGAGAAGATCCACAGCAAGCTGGAGTTCCCCTCCATGCTGTACATGGACAG GTATATGGACAGGAACCGAGAGATCACCAGGATTAAACGAGAGGAGATCAGGAGACTGAAAGAGCACCTGACTCTACTCCAACAGCGTCTGGAGAG GTATCTGAGCTATGGCTCCGGCCCCAAGAGGTTTCCTCTGGCAGATGTCCTGCAGTACGCCATGGAGTTTACTTCCAGTAAACCAGTCTGCACCTCTCCTGTGGGGGACTTTGATACATCAGCACCCCCTGGTGGCACAACAGGGCAACTGCTGCCCGCTTCAAG CACAGCCGAACAGggtccctcctctacccctccagagGGTTTGGCCCTCGCCCTGGCTCTCACCCCGGCCCCCTCCACCCAGCAGAGAGTGCCTATTCACAAGCCCTTCACCCAGTCCCGACTGCCCCCTGACCTGCCCATGCACCCGGCCCCACGACACATCACTGAGGAGGAGCTCCGGGTGCTGGAGGGCTGCCTGCACCGCTGGAGGAGTGAGGTGGAGAATGATACCCGCg ATCTTCAGGGCAGTATATCCAGAATCCACAGGACCATTGAGCTTATGTACTCTGACAAATCCATGATGCAG GTTCCGTACCGGCTGCATGCGGTGTTGGTGCATGAGGGCCAGGCCAATGCTGGACACTACTGGGCCTACATCTATGACCCCCACCAGCGGTGCTGGATGAAGTACAACGACATCTCAGTCACCAAGTCTTCCTGGGAGGAGCTGGTCAGGGACTCGTTCGGAGGCTATCGCAACGCCAGCGCCTACTGCCTCATGTACATCAACGACAAGAAGCCCTTCCTCATAGAAG AGGAGTTTAATAAGGAGACGGGCCAGATGCTGAGTGGTCTGGATAAGCTCCCCCCAGACCTGAAGGCCTACGTGAAGGAGGACAACGGCCTGTTTGAcaaggagatggaggagtggaaCACACAGCAGGCACGCAAGGCCCAGCAAGAGAAACTGGCCCTGGCTGTGGCCACCGCCGCAACCGCTGTAATAGCagaaacaacagcaacaacaacgtCCTCTCAACCTATGAGTAAAGAGCCCAGTACACCAGACAACTCCG CTCCACAGCAGGACCCAGAGTACATGGAGCAGCCGTCCCCCACAGACTACTCCAGGCACTTGCAGGAGGACACCGAGAGGGCCATCTCCAAAGCTGCAGCcgagcagcaggaggagaggagccCAGAGGGACTGCTTACTGCA GCCATTAAGGTGGAGTACACCCGTCTGCTGAGGTTTGCCCAGGAGGACACAGCCCCGGGGAGTGACTACCGACTGCAGCACGTCATCGTCTACTTCATCCAGAACCAGGCCCCCAAGAAGATCCTGGAGAGAACCCTCCTCATGCAGTTTGCCGACCGAAACCTGGGCTTTAACGAACG gTGTAAGAGCATTATGAAAGTGGCGCGTGCCAAACTAGACCTCATTAAGCCAGAGGAGATCAACATGGAGGAGTATGAG ATGTGGCATCAGGACTACAGGAATTTCCGCGAGACAACAATCTTCCTGATGATTGGCTTGGAGCTGTTCCAGAAGAAAAG CTTTGTGGAGGCATTGATGTACCTGATCTACTCATACCAGTACAACAGAGAGCTGTTGGTCAAAGGGTTGTACCGAGGTCACGACGATGAGCTCATAGGGCTCTACCGCAGAGAGTGCCTGCTG AAACTGAACGAGAATGCGGCGGGGATGTTTGAGTCTGGTGAGGAGCCGGAGGTGAGCAATGGCTTGAGCATCATGAATGAGCTGGTGGTGCCATGCATCCCCCTATTGCTGGTCCACGACATAGACGAGGACCTGCTGTCTGTGGAGGACATGAGGAACCGCTGGTGCTCCTACCTGGGACAAGAAATGGAGC CTAACCTTCAGGAGAAGCTGACGGACTTCCTCCCCAAGTTACTCGACTGCTCAACAGAGATCAAAAGCTTCCACGACCCTCCCAAGCTGCCCACCTACTCCACCTTAGAGCTGGTTGAGCGCTACAGCCGTGTCATTTCCTCCCTGAGCCGAGTGCCTGCAGACGGGAGATGA